GAATGCTAGTATAGAGTGCTACTCAAAACGCACATCCAGGCATTCGGGTGTTTCGGCAGCGAAATCCCCCTGGATGGAGGTCAAACCCGAATCAAGAGCAGTCAGTTATGCCAGTCGTTTCGCTACAAGAATTACTCGAATCGGGCGTTCATTTTGGGCACCAGACGCGCCGCTGGCACCCCAAGATGGCGCCCTACATCTACACCTCCCGCAACGGGATCCACATCATCGATCTGGTGCAGACAGCCCAGTACATGGAAGAGGCGTACGAGTACGTTCGCCAAGCCGCCAGCAATGACACCAAATTCCTGTTTGTGGGCACCAAGCGGCAGGCAGCCGGCATTATTGCCCAAGAAGCCGAACGTTGCGGTGCCTTCTACGTCAACCAGCGTTGGTTGGGCGGCATGCTCACCAACTGGGAAACCATTCGCACCCGCGTCGAGCGCCTCAAAGAACTCGAGCGCTTGGAAGAAAGCGGCAACCTGGAGCGGCGGCCGAAGAAAGAAGCAGCCGTGCTGCGGCGCGAGCTTTTCAAGTTGCAAAAGTATCTAGGCGGCATCAAACTAATGCGCCGCCTGCCCGATGCCGTCATCCTGGTCGATCAAAAGCGCGAGCACAATGCCGTTAACGAATGCCGCCGGTTGGGCATTCCCATCGTTTCGCTGCTGGATACCAACTGCGATCCGGAGCTAAGCGATCTGCCCATTCCGGCCAACGATGATGCCATTCGCTCCATCCGCTTGATCCTGGGGCGGCTGGCCGATGCCATCTACGAGGGGCGCCACGGCCAATCGGTCAGCAGCGAGGAGTACGCCGCATTCGCTCAGGGCATGGGCGAGGCCGAGGCAAGCCCACCCCCCGAGGAGAGCGAGCAGGCGCAAGCACAGGAAAGCGTCCCGGCCGGCGGCGCGGAAGCCTGAGCGCCCCCCAATCCCGATCGCGGCGCTCGCGCCGGCCGGCCCAGTGCTACATTGGGAGGCTGAGGCGCGAGTGCTTAGCGGCTGAGGCAGTCCGAGTTAAGGGAGCAAGATGGCAGAAATTTCCTCACAACAGGTCAAGGAACTGCGCGAGAAAACCGGCGCCGGCATGATGGATTGCAAGCAGGCGCTGCAGGAAAGCG
The genomic region above belongs to Cyanobacteria bacterium QS_8_64_29 and contains:
- the rpsB gene encoding 30S ribosomal protein S2, with the translated sequence MPVVSLQELLESGVHFGHQTRRWHPKMAPYIYTSRNGIHIIDLVQTAQYMEEAYEYVRQAASNDTKFLFVGTKRQAAGIIAQEAERCGAFYVNQRWLGGMLTNWETIRTRVERLKELERLEESGNLERRPKKEAAVLRRELFKLQKYLGGIKLMRRLPDAVILVDQKREHNAVNECRRLGIPIVSLLDTNCDPELSDLPIPANDDAIRSIRLILGRLADAIYEGRHGQSVSSEEYAAFAQGMGEAEASPPPEESEQAQAQESVPAGGAEA